A stretch of Lathyrus oleraceus cultivar Zhongwan6 chromosome 6, CAAS_Psat_ZW6_1.0, whole genome shotgun sequence DNA encodes these proteins:
- the LOC127091469 gene encoding germin-like protein subfamily 2 member 4 produces the protein MSPTNWSILVFLCCAISFTLASDPDTLQDLCVALPSSGVKVNGFACKAEANVTAADFFFDGLASPKAINNTVGSLVTPANVDKVPGLNTLGLSLSRIDYKPKGLNPPHTHPRATEIVFVLEGELDVGFITTSDKLISKSIKKGEVFVFPKGLVHYQKNNGDKAASVISAFNSQLPGTFSIASALFGSTPTVPNDVLAQAFQIDTKQVDEIKTKLTPKKT, from the exons ATGTCACCAACAAATTGGTCAATTTTGGTGTTTTTATGCTGTGCCATTTCATTTACATTGGCTTCTGATCCTGACACACTTCAAGACCTTTGTGTAGCTCTTCCCTCTTCAG GTGTTAAGGTTAACGGATTTGCATGCAAGGCAGAGGCAAATGTAACAGCGGCTGATTTCTTTTTCGATGGTTTAGCGAGTCCTAAAGCTATCAACAACACCGTAGGATCCTTGGTAACTCCAGCCAATGTTGACAAAGTTCCAGGGCTTAACACATTAGGATTGTCTTTATCAAGAATAGACTACAAACCTAAAGGACTTAACCCACCACACACGCACCCTCGTGCCACCGAGATTGTTTTTGTGTTAGAAGGTGAATTAGATGTTGGTTTTATCACTACATCAGACAAACTCATTTCTAAGTCCATCAAAAAGGGTGAAGTCTTTGTCTTTCCAAAAGGTTTGGTGCATTATCAGAAGAACAATGGAGATAAAGCTGCTTCTGTGATTTCTGCTTTTAACAGTCAACTTCCTGGTACTTTTTCAATTGCTTCAGCTTTGTTTGGATCAACACCAACTGTTCCTAATGATGTTCTTGCTCAGGCCTTTCAGATTGATACTAAACAGGTTGATGAAATTAAGACCAAACTTACTCCTAAGAAGACTTAA
- the LOC127091142 gene encoding protein phosphatase 2C 32 encodes MGNGTSRVVGCLVPFNGKNGVDLEFLEPLDEGLGHSFCYVRPTLFESPAISPSNSERFTVDSSTLDSETLSGSFRHDSMEDSNCSGLHKQAKNFPETTFKTISGASVSANVSTARTGGNQSALFAGDFLEPAASFEGTASFAAIPLQPVPRGSGPLNGFMSGPLERGFASGPLDRSGGFMSGPIEKGVMSGPLDDTDKSNFSAPLARGRRRPRLQHLMRSVSGPMKNTFSRTFSKHSMGGSWMQRLFFQPVTQLAWHSRDTKSKPEVSRNCGIDVGSYEAEYKHTHNLQWAQGKAGEDRVHVVLSEEQGWLFIGIYDGFSGPDAPDFLMSHLYRFLDKELEGLLWDYEDNPVDVLKPEVHETVKATVAPECSRKEMSETHMKSNHECFEASSGPELIKDQSFNSEIVEENDEVNVNVEHQLSNCGSNSTDSNSIQHGKLTGKGRKSLRLYELLQMESWDDQYNDSSVPEESKLDGHTRSCSSNAREDGFRHQDEGPSTSGENGGTRFDSTNEEHQAVFSVTRQNSKKSFSAKIKKMYKKPRSLCKKLFPWSYDWHREESSVDEKIIEASGPIRKCRSGVDHNAVLRAMARALERTEDAYMEMAEHNLEKNPELAIMGSCVLVMLMKDQDVYVMNLGDSRVILAQERSNDRHPNSISVKDDLRHKNRSREALVRMELDRISEESPIHNQNNHVIKMNKNREISFCKLKMRALQLSTDHSTSIEEEVCRIRAEHPDDSQAILNDRVKGHLKVTRAFGAGFLKRPSFNEALLEVFQVNYVGSAPYLSCTPSVLHHRLSSSDRFLVLSSDGLYQYFSNEEVVAHVTWFMENVPEGDPAQYLIAELLFCAAKKNGMDFHELLDIPHGDRRKYHDDVSVMVVSLEGRIWRSSG; translated from the exons ATGGGTAACGGCACTTCTCGTGTTGTTGGTTGTTTGGTGCCATTCAATGGTAAAAATGGTGTTGATTTGGAGTTTTTAGAGCCATTAGATGAAGGTTTAGGCCATTCTTTTTGTTATGTCAGACCAACTTTGTTTGAATCTCCGGCTATTAGTCCCTCGAACTCAGAGAGGTTTACGGTTGATTCAAGTACACTTGATTCGGAAACCTTGAGTGGTTCCTTTAGGCATGATAGCATGGAGGATTCTAATTGTTCTGGTTTACACAAGCAGGCTAAGAATTTTCCTGAAACTACGTTTAAAACGATTTCGGGGGCTTCTGTTAGTGCTAATGTTTCCACAGCAAGGACTGGTGGTAACCAGAGTGCATTGTTTGCTGGTGATTTCTTGGAACCTGCTGCATCGTTTGAGGGAACTGCTTCTTTTGCTGCGATTCCTTTGCAGCCGGTTCCTCGTGGTTCTGGACCTTTGAATGGTTTTATGTCTGGTCCTTTGGAGAGAGGCTTTGCTTCAGGTCCATTAGATAGAAGTGGCGGTTTCATGTCTGGGCCAATAGAGAAAGGAGTTATGTCAGGTCCTCTTGATGACACTGATAAATCAAACTTTTCGGCACCCCTTGCGCGTGGTCGCAGGAGGCCGCGTCTACAACATCTCATGAGAAGTGTTAGTGGACCGATGAAGAACACGTTTTCTCGAACTTTCTCTAAGCATTCCATGGGTGGAAGTTGGATGCAAAGGTTATTCTTTCAACCGGTTACTCAATTGGCATGGCATTCCAGAGACACGAAGTCTAAGCCAGAAGTGTCTAGGAACTGTGGTATCGATGTTGGATCATATGAAGCTGAGTATAAACATACACATAATTTGCAGTGGGCTCAAGGAAAGGCTGGTGAAGATAGGGTTCATGTAGTTCTTTCAGAAGAACAAGGGTGGTTGTTTATTGGGATATATGATGGTTTTAGTGGACCGGATGCACCTGATTTTTTGATGAGCCATCTTTATAGATTTCTAGACAAAGAATTGGAAGGCTTACTTTGGGATTATGAAGATAATCCTGTTGACGTACTTAAACCTGAAGTCCATGAAACCGTAAAAGCTACTGTTGCTCCAGAATGCAGTAGAAAAGAAATGTCTGAGACTCATATGAAATCCAATCATGAATGTTTTGAAGCTTCTTCTGGTCCTGAATTAATCAAGGATCAATCATTTAACAGTGAGATAGTTGAGGAAAACGATGAAGTTAATGTAAATGTTGAACACCAGTTATCTAATTGTGGAAGTAACTCTACTGATTCTAATTCTATTCAACATGGAAAGTTGACCGGTAAAGGGAGAAAAAGTTTGAGGCTTTATGAACTTCTTCAAATGGAATCTTGGGATGATCAATATAATGATTCTTCAGTTCCGGAGGAATCAAAACTAGATGGGCATACAAGATCTTGCTCGTCTAATGCAAGAGAAGATGGCTTTAGACATCAGGACGAAGGTCCGTCTACATCAGGAGAAAATGGAGGCACTAGGTTTGATTCAACCAATGAGGAGCACCAAGCAGTTTTTTCTGTAACACGACAGAACTCAAAAAAGTCGTTCAGTgcaaaaattaaaaaaatgtaCAAGAAGCCAAGGTCGTTGTGCAAGAAACTCTTTCCTTGGAGTTATGATTGGCACAGGGAGGAAAGTAGCGTTGATGAGAAAATAATAGAAGCCTCGGGACCTATTAGGAAATGCAGGTCTGGAGTAGATCATAATGCAGTTTTAAGAGCAATGGCTCGAGCCCTTGAAAGAACAGAAGATGCATACATGGAAATGGCGGAGCATAATCTGGAAAAAAATCCAGAACTTGCTATAATGGGATCATGCGTTCTAGTGATGTTGATGAAGGATCAAGATGTTTATGTCATGAATCTGGGAGATAGTCGTGTGATTTTGGCTCAAGAAAGATCAAACGATCGTCATCCTAATTCTATTTCTGTCAAGGATGACCTTAGGCATAAAAATCGATCTAGAGAGGCATTAGTACGCATGGAGCTGGATAGGATTTCGGAGGAGTCCCCAATTCACAACCAAAACAATCATGTTATCAAGATGAACAAAAACCGTGAGATATCCTTTTGCAAATTAAAAATGAGGGCTCTGCAGCTTTCTACAGATCACAGCACCAGTATTGAAGAG GAAGTATGCAGAATAAGAGCAGAACACCCTGATGATAGTCAAGCCATATTAAATGATCGAGTGAAAGGACATTTAAAAGTTACTAGAGCATTTGGTGCCGGTTTCTTGAAGAGG CCGTCTTTTAATGAAGCTCTACTGGAGGTGTTTCAAGTTAATTATGTCGGCTCTGCTCCTTACCTAAGTTGCACCCCTTCTGTTCTTCACCACCGACTTTCCTCAAGTGATCGGTTCTTGGTACTCTCCTCTGATGGGCTTTACCAATATTTCAGCAATGAAGAGGTAGTTGCCCATGTCACATGGTTCATGGAAAATGTTCCAGAAGGTGATCCGGCACAATACCTTATTGCAGAGCTTCTCTTCTGTGCTGCTAAAAAGAATG GAATGGACTTTCATGAATTGCTTGATATTCCTCATGGAGACCGGCGTAAATATCACGATGATGTATCGGTCATGGTGGTTTCTTTGGAGGGAAGGATTTGGAGATCATCGGGATAG